The following coding sequences are from one Capsicum annuum cultivar UCD-10X-F1 chromosome 3, UCD10Xv1.1, whole genome shotgun sequence window:
- the LOC107863306 gene encoding uncharacterized protein LOC107863306: MAGGGDHSHGGDFRTKVWSMSGGPYCRPVHWKRNTAIALAGIVLVCIPVALKSAELEQRPHLPVRPIPSQLWCKNFGTKDY; this comes from the exons ATGGCGGGTGGGGGAGACCATTCTCACGGTGGGGACTTCAGGACTAAGGTGTGGAGTATGAGTGGTGGGCCTTACTGTAGGCCCGTTCATTGGAAGCGCAATACCGCTATTGCCCTTGCCGGAATTGTACTCGTCTGTATTCCTGTCGCCTTGAAATCTGCCGAGCTCGAG CAAAGGCCACATCTTCCAGTCCGTCCCATTCCTTCTCAGCTCTGGTGCAAGAATTTTGGAACAAAAGATTACTAG
- the LOC107863305 gene encoding single-strand DNA endonuclease 1 isoform X1: MGVKNLWDILESCKKTLPLHHLQNKRVCIDLSCWIVQLHNVNKSHCAMKEKLYLRGLFHRLRALIALNCSLIFVTDGAIPAIKASTYRRRLNPGNVLTQDEAIKLSSIRRNTGSEFSRMIKEAKVLGNALGIPCLDGIEEGEAQCALLNSESFCDGCFTADSDAFLFGARTVYRDICLGDGGYLVCYEMDDIERKLGLGRNSLITLAVILGGDYSEGVYGIGRESACQIVKSIGDKAVLQWIASEGFSFAKKKKGSKRQNEDDKYNGKENAAQYKNPDGSKCPSQMKSQVLQVLDAYLRPKCHLANSDAVQRILALYPYSRSQLQQICTEMFDWPPEKTDEYILPKIAERELRRFANLRSTALRVGVQVPLIEMPIKCPLSRIIKPRKNQGVDCFEVSWEEMDGLETSIVPADLVERACPERILEYQERRAQRKKRNNARSRPRRLEKAQLLGQVDKELQDLLLEVYRDDFTTDDTAFLCGSVSEDDEGIAQIQGTIQSNDTWNSNYVKKDAFTSGSASNQESNILPASFEDEVIDTGNSVCREKVDFTYESCSCQESNILPASSEDEVIDLTRSPPPQHASGKSKHLEDNVQRIDLIELSDSENDTFSPEHSRRARELRMFIAGIKDNSY, encoded by the exons ATGGGTGTAAAGAATCTCTGGGATATCTTGGAATCTTGCAAGAAAACActtcctcttcatcatctaca GAACAAGAGGGTATGCATAGATCTTTCTTGCTGGATTGTTCAACTTCACAATGTCAACAAATCTCACTGTGCCATGAAGGAGAAGCTCTATCTCAGAGGCCTCTTTCACCGCCTCAGAGCTCTCATTGCCTTGAATTGTAGTCTCATTTTTGTCACTG aTGGAGCCATTCCTGCTATCAAAGCATCTACTTATCGAAGGCGTTTAAATCCTGGAAATGTG CTCACTCAAGATGAGGCGATTAAACTGTCATCAATACGAAGAAACACAGGATCTGAATTTTCTCGCATGATAAAAGAGGCTAAAGTCCTTGGAAATGCACTTGGAATTCCGTGCTTAGATGG GATTGAGGAGGGTGAAGCTCAGTGCGCATTGTTAAACTCTGAATCATTCTGT GATGGATGTTTCACAGCAGATTCTGATGCCTTCCTATTTGGAGCAAGGACAGTGTATAGGGATATTTGCCTTG GGGATGGCGGGTATCTAGTTTGCTATGAAATGGATGATATTGAGAGAAAGCTCGGACTCGGAAGGAACTCCTTG ATAACACTGGCTGTTATTCTTGGTGGTGATTACTCTGAAGGAGTTTATGGCATTGGTCGG GAGTCAGCTTGTCAGATTGTTAAATCGATTGGTGATAAAGCTGTTCTTCAATGGATTGCATCAGAAGGATTTTCCTttgcaaagaagaaaaaaggttcTAAGAGACAGAATGAAGATGATAAATACAATGGTAAAGAAAATGCTGCACAGTATAAAAATCCTGATG GAAGCAAATGCCCTTCGCAAATGAAAAGTCAGGTGTTGCAAGTATTAGATGCTTATCTGAGACCAAAGTGCCATTTAGCAAATTCTGACGCTGTACAAAG GATTCTTGCATTGTATCCATATAGCCGCAGCCAGCTTCAGCAAATATGCACTGAAATGTTTGATTGGCCTCCTGAGAAGACAG ATGAGTATATCCTTCCTAAGATTGCTGAAAGGGAACTGCGGAGATTCGCCAACTTGCGGTCCACTGCATTACGTGTGGGAGTCCAGGTTCCACTAATTGAG ATGCCAATAAAGTGTCCTTTATCTCGAATTATCAAGCCGAGAAAAAATCAAGGAGTGGATTGCTTCGAGGTGTCTTGGGAAGAGATGGATGGACTTGAAACCTCTATAGTACCAGCTGATCTCGTTGAGAG GGCTTGTCCAGAAAGGATTTTGGAGTATCAAGAAAGAAGAGCTCAacgaaagaaaagaaataatgcTAGATCAAGACCAAGGAGACTAGAAAAAGCACAGCTCTTGGGTCAAGTGGATAAGGAACTCCAAGACCTCTTGCTTGAGGTTTATAGAGATGACTTTACCACTGATGATACCGCTTTTTTGTGTGGATCAGTATCAGAGGATGATGAAGGCATTGCTCAAATTCAGGGTACTATACAGTCCAATGATACATGGAATAGCAACTATGTAAAGAAGGATGCTTTTACTTCTGGGAGCGCCAGTAACCAAGAGAGCAACATTTTACCAGCTTCATTTGAAGATGAAGTAATTGATACAGGCAATAGCGTGTGTAGGGAGAAGGTTGATTTTACTTATGAGAGCTGCAGTTGCCAAGAGAGCAACATTTTACCAGCTTCATCTGAAGATGAAGTAATTGATCTAACGAGGAGTCCACCACCGCAGCATGCTTCTGGGAAGTCCAAACACCTAGAGGATAACGTTCAACGAATTGATCTGATTGAGCTTAGTGATTCAGAAAATGATACGTTCTCCCCTGAACATTCAAGGAGAGCCAGAGAACTGAGAATGTTCATTGCGGGAATTAAGGACAACAGCTACTGA
- the LOC107863305 gene encoding single-strand DNA endonuclease 1 isoform X2, whose protein sequence is MIKEAKVLGNALGIPCLDGIEEGEAQCALLNSESFCDGCFTADSDAFLFGARTVYRDICLGDGGYLVCYEMDDIERKLGLGRNSLITLAVILGGDYSEGVYGIGRESACQIVKSIGDKAVLQWIASEGFSFAKKKKGSKRQNEDDKYNGKENAAQYKNPDGSKCPSQMKSQVLQVLDAYLRPKCHLANSDAVQRILALYPYSRSQLQQICTEMFDWPPEKTDEYILPKIAERELRRFANLRSTALRVGVQVPLIEMPIKCPLSRIIKPRKNQGVDCFEVSWEEMDGLETSIVPADLVERACPERILEYQERRAQRKKRNNARSRPRRLEKAQLLGQVDKELQDLLLEVYRDDFTTDDTAFLCGSVSEDDEGIAQIQGTIQSNDTWNSNYVKKDAFTSGSASNQESNILPASFEDEVIDTGNSVCREKVDFTYESCSCQESNILPASSEDEVIDLTRSPPPQHASGKSKHLEDNVQRIDLIELSDSENDTFSPEHSRRARELRMFIAGIKDNSY, encoded by the exons ATGATAAAAGAGGCTAAAGTCCTTGGAAATGCACTTGGAATTCCGTGCTTAGATGG GATTGAGGAGGGTGAAGCTCAGTGCGCATTGTTAAACTCTGAATCATTCTGT GATGGATGTTTCACAGCAGATTCTGATGCCTTCCTATTTGGAGCAAGGACAGTGTATAGGGATATTTGCCTTG GGGATGGCGGGTATCTAGTTTGCTATGAAATGGATGATATTGAGAGAAAGCTCGGACTCGGAAGGAACTCCTTG ATAACACTGGCTGTTATTCTTGGTGGTGATTACTCTGAAGGAGTTTATGGCATTGGTCGG GAGTCAGCTTGTCAGATTGTTAAATCGATTGGTGATAAAGCTGTTCTTCAATGGATTGCATCAGAAGGATTTTCCTttgcaaagaagaaaaaaggttcTAAGAGACAGAATGAAGATGATAAATACAATGGTAAAGAAAATGCTGCACAGTATAAAAATCCTGATG GAAGCAAATGCCCTTCGCAAATGAAAAGTCAGGTGTTGCAAGTATTAGATGCTTATCTGAGACCAAAGTGCCATTTAGCAAATTCTGACGCTGTACAAAG GATTCTTGCATTGTATCCATATAGCCGCAGCCAGCTTCAGCAAATATGCACTGAAATGTTTGATTGGCCTCCTGAGAAGACAG ATGAGTATATCCTTCCTAAGATTGCTGAAAGGGAACTGCGGAGATTCGCCAACTTGCGGTCCACTGCATTACGTGTGGGAGTCCAGGTTCCACTAATTGAG ATGCCAATAAAGTGTCCTTTATCTCGAATTATCAAGCCGAGAAAAAATCAAGGAGTGGATTGCTTCGAGGTGTCTTGGGAAGAGATGGATGGACTTGAAACCTCTATAGTACCAGCTGATCTCGTTGAGAG GGCTTGTCCAGAAAGGATTTTGGAGTATCAAGAAAGAAGAGCTCAacgaaagaaaagaaataatgcTAGATCAAGACCAAGGAGACTAGAAAAAGCACAGCTCTTGGGTCAAGTGGATAAGGAACTCCAAGACCTCTTGCTTGAGGTTTATAGAGATGACTTTACCACTGATGATACCGCTTTTTTGTGTGGATCAGTATCAGAGGATGATGAAGGCATTGCTCAAATTCAGGGTACTATACAGTCCAATGATACATGGAATAGCAACTATGTAAAGAAGGATGCTTTTACTTCTGGGAGCGCCAGTAACCAAGAGAGCAACATTTTACCAGCTTCATTTGAAGATGAAGTAATTGATACAGGCAATAGCGTGTGTAGGGAGAAGGTTGATTTTACTTATGAGAGCTGCAGTTGCCAAGAGAGCAACATTTTACCAGCTTCATCTGAAGATGAAGTAATTGATCTAACGAGGAGTCCACCACCGCAGCATGCTTCTGGGAAGTCCAAACACCTAGAGGATAACGTTCAACGAATTGATCTGATTGAGCTTAGTGATTCAGAAAATGATACGTTCTCCCCTGAACATTCAAGGAGAGCCAGAGAACTGAGAATGTTCATTGCGGGAATTAAGGACAACAGCTACTGA
- the LOC107863304 gene encoding DNA mismatch repair protein MSH3, whose translation MGKPKQQVISRFFAPKPTNEAPSTSTSPSTPPPPKITATVTFSPAKRLRTSQLISPHNKLSSPSDDIPTKPAKIPKPSIPLHNPTLHQKFLDKLLEPSGHLLEPSKCHEIVNPKYTPLEQQVVELKAKYPDVLLMIEVGYKYRFFGQDAENAARVLGIYAHMDHNFLTASVPTFRLNVHVRRLVSAGYKVGVVKQTETAAIKAHGSNRLGPFGRGLSALYTKATLEAAEDVGGGDEGFGSCNNYLVCVVEKEMNVEGYGGDVKLGVVGVEVSTGDVVYGEFNDNFMRAGLEAMILNLLPAELLVGRPISKQTEKLLLAYAGSASNVRVEDVSSDQFSHGGALNEVMSLYEGMKENYLLDVQEKEEAEMKMHECNQIAIKGIMAMPSLAIQALSLVVRHLKQFGLERVLCLGASFRPFTSNMEMTLSANALQQLEVLMNNFDGSDSGSLLHCMNQTLTLFGSRLLRHWVTHPLCDRNMIGARLDAVSEIAESMKTYQTSHTSVLEEEGDDVNSSQPEIHHIIVSVLSTIGRSPDIQRGLTRIFHRKATAAEFIAVIQAILIAAKQLQQLCIEEDKSTNPQRETLRSVLLRKLISVTSSSTVINAAAKLLSALNKEAADRHDLRNLFIISDGKFPEVAEGTRRVELATEKLDSLIGVYRKQLHINKLEYTGVAGITHLIELSLNTKVPPDWVKVNSTKKVIRYHPPEVLAGLDELALANEQLTVICQVAWNNFLTGFGVYFGEFQAVVQALASLDCLNSLAILSRNKNYVRPLFVEDDEAVQIHIFSGRHPVLETVLQDSFVPNDTDLHAEREYCQIVTGPNMGGKSCYIRQVALIALMAQVGSFVPAISAKLHVLDGIYTRMGASDSIQQGRSTFLEELSEASDILEKCSASSLVILDELGRGTSTHDGVAIAYATLQYLLEHKKCMVLFVTHYPEIVSIKNEFPGSVGPYHVSYLTSPRNMNEDFKSNEKMGHINNEDITYLYKLAPGVSERSFGFKVAQLAQLPVACIQRAIVIAGKLEAAVCNYTEQQIRRSCTFNHRQDGYNNSEPTEDVLESDCLSAGRVEGLDEISELYRELFRNLNFAFLEEHGDDRRLQFLMQARSLADQLISKCWS comes from the exons ATGGGAAAACCAAAACAACAAGTAATTTCCCGCTTCTTtgcaccaaaaccaacaaacgaaGCCCCTTCAACTTCAACTTCCCCCTCTACTCCACCACCTCCCAAAATCACTGCCACCGTCACCTTCTCACCTGCTAAACGCCTTAGAACTTCTCAACTCATTTCTCCTCACAACAAACTTTCTTCTCCTTCCGATGATATTCCTACAAAACCCGCCAAAATCCCCAAGCCATCAATCCCGCTACATAATCCCACACTCCACCAGAAGTTTCTGGACAAACTTCTAGAACCATCTGGCCACCTTCTAGAACCTTCTAAATGTCACGAAATTGTAAATCCCAAGTATACGCCGCTAGAGCAACAAGTTGTGGAGCTAAAGGCGAAGTACCCAGATGTTTTATTAATGATTGAAGTCGGTTACAAGTACAGATTTTTCGGTCAGGATGCAGAAAATGCTGCGAGAGTTTTGGGTATTTATGCACATATGGATCATAATTTCTTAACAGCTAGTGTACCAACGTTTCGGTTGAATGTTCATGTAAGGAGGTTGGTGAGTGCAGGGTACAAAGTAGGGGTTGTTAAACAAACGGAAACTGCGGCAATTAAGGCTCATGGGTCGAATAGATTGGGCCCTTTTGGACGTGGATTGTCAGCATTGTATACGAAAGCTACTCTTGAGGCTGCTGAAGATGTAGGAGGTGGAGATGAGGGGTTTGGGTCGTGTAATAACTATTTGGTTTGTGTTGTTGAGAAGGAAATGAATGTTGAGGGTTATGGAGGTGATGTGAAACTTGGGGTTGTTGGTGTAGAGGTTTCGACTGGGGATGTTGTTTATGGGGAGTTCAATGATAATTTCATGAGGGCTGGCTTGGAGGCTATGATCCTCAACTTGTTGCCAGCTGAATTGCTTGTTGGCAGGCCTATATCTAAGCAGACAGAGAAG CTGCTACTGGCTTATGCTGGATCTGCATCTAATGTCCGGGTGGAGGATGTATCATCAGATCAGTTCAGTCACGGTGGTGCTCTGAATGAAGTGATGTCTCTCTATGAGGGCATGAAGGAAAATTATTTGTTAGATGTCCAAGAAAAGGAAGAGGCTGAAATGAAAATGCACGAATGCAATCAAATTGCAATCAAG GGAATTATGGCGATGCCTAGTTTGGCTATACAAGCATTGAGCCTAGTTGTTAGGCATCTAAAACAATTTGGTTTGGAAAGAGTTCTGTGCTTGGGAGCTTCATTTCGTCCCTTCACTAGCAACATGGAGATGACTCTGTCAGCCAATGCACTGCAGCAACTTGAG GTTTTGATGAATAACTTTGACGGATCAGACTCTGGCTCCTTGTTGCATTGTATGAACCAGACCCTTACTTTATTTGGTTCAAGGCTTCTCAGACATTGG GTGACTCATCCTTTATGTGATAGAAACATGATAGGTGCTCGTCTTGATGCAGTTTCAGAGATTGCAGAATCTATGAAAACTTATCAAACTTCTCATACTTCTGTCTTAGAGGAGGAAGGTGATGATGTCAACAGTTCGCAACCAGAGATACATCATATAATCGTTTCAGTTTTGTCCACTATAGGAAGATCACCAGATATCCAGCGCGGTCTTACGAGAATCTTTCACAGAAAAGCTACCGCCGCTGAG TTTATTGCAGTCATTCAAGCTATTTTGATTGCTGCAAAACAACTTCAGCAGCTTTGCATAGAAGAGGACAAAAGCACGAATCCGCAAAGAGAGACCTTGCGCTCTGTCCTGTTGAGAAAGCTGATATCCGTTACCTCATCTTCTACTGTTATTAATGCTGCTGCAAAGCTTTTATCTGCTTTAAACAAGGAAGCTGCTGACAGACATGATCTTCGCAACTTATTTATCATTTCTGATGGAAAGTTCCCAGAG GTTGCTGAAGGTACAAGGAGAGTTGAGTTGGCAACTGAGAAGTTAGACTCATTAATTGGTGTGTATCGCAAACAGCTTCACATCAACAAATTGGAGTATACGGGTGTAGCTGGAATCACACATCTGATAGAG TTGTCTCTAAACACAAAAGTGCCTCCAGATTGGGTCAAAGTGAACAGTACTAAGAAAGTAATTCGATATCATCCACCAGAAGTATTAGCGGGTTTAGATGAGTTAGCATTGGCAAATGAGCAGCTCACTGTCATCTGCCAAGTCGCATGGAATAATTTTTTGACGGGTTTTGGTGTGTACTTTGGCGAGTTCCAAGCTGTTGTGCAAGCCCTGGCTTCATTGGATTGTCTAAATTCTCTCGCCATTCTCTCGAGGAATAAG AATTATGTCCGTCCGCTCTTTGTGGAAGATGATGAGGCTGTTCAGATACATATTTTCTCTGGTCGTCACCCG GTTTTAGAGACTGTATTACAGGATAGCTTTGTCCCAAATGATACAGATTTGCATGCAGAAAGAGAGTACTGTCAGATTGTCACTGGACCAAATATGGGGGGAAAAAGTTGCTATATTCGCCAAGTTGCTCTTATCGCTCTCATGGCTCAG GTTGGATCCTTTGTACCAGCGATTTCTGCAAAACTACATGTACTAGATGGGATATATACTCGCATGGGGGCATCAGACAGTATTCAGCAAGGAAGGAGTACCTTCTTAGAAGAACTTAGTGAAGCTTCTGATATACTGGAAAAATGCTCGGCCAGCTCATTGGTTATACTTGATGAGCTTGGGAGAGGCACCAGCACACATGATGGCGTAGCAATTGCTTATGCAACACTTCAATATCTCCTTGAGCACAAAAAATGCATGGTTCTATTTGTTACTCATTACCCTGAAATTGTCAGTATCAAGAATGAGTTTCCAGGCTCTGTGGGACCATACCATGTGTCATATCTGACATCCCCAAGAAACATGAATGAGGATTTCAAGTCAAATGAGAAGATGGGTCACATTAATAACGAAGACATCACCTACCTATACAAACTTGCACCAGGTGTTTCTGAGAGAAGTTTCGGTTTTAAAGTTGCTCAGCTTGCACAA CTGCCGGTCGCATGTATTCAGCGAGCCATTGTAATTGCCGGAAAACTAGAAGCAGCAGTCTGTAACTACACTGAACAACAAATTCGAAGGAGCTGTACGTTTAACCACAGGCAAGATGGCTATAACAATTCTGAACCCACAGAGGATGTTTTAGAATCAGATTGCTTGTCTGCTGGAAGAGTTGAAGGCTTAGACGAAATCAGTGAGCTTTACAGGGAGTTGTTTCGGAACCTAAACTTCGCATTTCTTGAAGAACATGGTGATGACAGGAGACTACAGTTTCTAATGCAGGCTAGAAGCCTTGCAGATCAGTTAATAA GTAAATGCTGGTCGTGA